The segment CAGGGACTGGCTGAAGGCCAGGAGCGCCTCGGCCCGCCGGGGGATGGGGCGGGTGCCCGGGCGGGCCGCTCGTCAGGGGCCTACGGTGCCGTCGATGGCCTCGCGCAGGAAGTCGGCGTGACCGTTGTGGCGGGCGTATTCGAGCAGTACGTGAATCATCACCAGCCGCAGTGACACGTCCTCGCCCCAGCGGGCGGCGTGGGCGGTGACGTCGAGCGACTCCGCCGCCTCCTCGATCCGGCGGGAGTGCTTGACCTCGGTCTGCCAGGCTTCGAAGGCCTCGGCCCGGGTGGCCGTGCTCGCGTCGTACGCCACCTGGTAGTCGCCCTCGTCCGACCAGACCAGGGGGATGTCCTCCGCGTTGACGACCTTGCGGAACCAGGTGCGCTCGACCTCGGCCATGTGGCGTACGAGGCCGAGCAGCGAGAGGGTGGACGGCGGGCTCGATGCGCGGCGCAGATCGTCGTCGGAGAGGCCGTCGCACTTCATGGCGAGGGTCGAGCGGTGGAAGTCCAGGTAGGCACGGAGGGTTTCGCGCTCATCGGCGAGCTTGGGTGTGTCGTTTCGTTCGGTAGTCACGAGTGCAAGTTGTAGCACCGGCGTCCTACGCCATGGCCCGCGCGATGGACTCGGCCACTTCGGGCAGCTCCCAGTAGGCCGAGTGCGTCCACAGGCCGGCGCTGGCCGCGTGGCGCAGCGGCACGTCCACGGGGGCGCTGCCGTCGTGCAGCCGGAAGAC is part of the Streptomyces sp. NBC_01262 genome and harbors:
- a CDS encoding DinB family protein, which gives rise to MTTERNDTPKLADERETLRAYLDFHRSTLAMKCDGLSDDDLRRASSPPSTLSLLGLVRHMAEVERTWFRKVVNAEDIPLVWSDEGDYQVAYDASTATRAEAFEAWQTEVKHSRRIEEAAESLDVTAHAARWGEDVSLRLVMIHVLLEYARHNGHADFLREAIDGTVGP